The following proteins are co-located in the Phragmites australis chromosome 10, lpPhrAust1.1, whole genome shotgun sequence genome:
- the LOC133930745 gene encoding probable histidine kinase 2, whose protein sequence is MAVEMSDTDLTAMDVAFRHVAGNLQTLLEANRSAFAIAGAIRPMSNEKSTSFSHVGPELFIAFAMQPLLAQVSYAGVNGAAFSYYRADDGEARALLTDAHKRWYTQAVDPATGRLVGAPAAATAGLHLPNTTRILLASKNGSPASLGAGWARPGVRMLFFSAPVGDAGVISAAVAVDDIVGTTASRLGFQHGVDVYYAIGDKAGGAPATAYKSALLPEQNQISDDAATRAEEMGLFSKVECEASAIDAPKLGQLVAVGRYIKYKVACTNFDVSGVQLAFRVVLHNRLDADMIRPSCITVLFFVCVLVAVAAASCVLMARALRQAAAREAALNADLVQQKEALQQAERKSMNKSNAFASASHDIRSALSAIAGLVQMSLPESQAHPNIMDNLNQMGVCTDKLLDILNSILDTSKVESGKMQLEEVEFNMAAVLEESVDMANVTGVSKGIEVVWDPCDFSVLKCTNVTGDCKRLKQILDNLLGNALKFTSEGHVALRAWANRPIARSSNSVPSRFACPRRGGGGGGGSFLGCLFRARDDGDENDSYNAVQNDPNLVEFYFEVVDTGIGIPREKRGSVFENYVQVKDGQGGTGLGLGIVQSFVRLMGGEISIKDKEPGEKGTCFAFNVLLKMTERQEPQDIEEGTSAPSDTLNNSSLRASVFQEANSFKGGHCVLYVHGDETRRILQTWMENIGVKVSLIPRAEFIASTLEKVQRIIMSPARASSPTVDCDAADRCFSSKEMVSQVLPMALRNSNGPRRGSFGGHPSGILVIIDASNGGLEDICLEMVKFLRIKHQTPCKVVFLTDKKTSSDALRRFNELSCDLVLQKPVHGSRLYALLMTLRDLQVSDAQSSQVGSEIAGTSHQQYLPGIALQDVETVTASKKDAETAASTEVERLAQEPKSEDDKPLAGMHVLLVEDTSVLQIIQRKMLNQLGATVDVAVDGSEAVKLFKQALEQASVSEEDTVPLPYHIIFMDCQMPIMDGYEATKLIREVEISYGIRTPIIALTAHVMEEDLQKAILAGMDLHLTKPIERKRIVEAVFHICKRKN, encoded by the exons ATGGCAGTAGAAATGAGTGACACCGATTTGACGGCCATGGACGTAGCGTTCAGGCACGTCGCCGGCAACCTACAAACTCTACTGGAAGCCAACCGCTCCGCCTTCGCCATCGCCGGCGCCATTCGGCCCATGAGCAACGAGAAATCAACTTCTTTCTCTCAC GTGGGGCCCGAGCTATTCATTGCGTTCGCCATGCAGCCGCTGCTGGCTCAGGTGTCGTACGCCGGCGTCAACGGCGCCGCGTTCTCCTACTACCGCGCCGACGACGGCGAGGCGAGGGCGCTGCTCACGGATGCGCACAAGAGGTGGTACACCCAAGCGGTGGACCCGGCGACCGGACGTCTGGTCggggcccccgccgccgccacagcgGGGCTCCACCTGCCCAACACGACGCGGATCCTCCTCGCCAGCAAGAACGGCTCGCCCGCGTCGCTTGGCGCCGGGTGGGCGCGCCCGGGCGTCCGGATGTTATTCTTCTCTGCGCCGGTCGGTGACGCCGGCGTTATCTCGGCCGCGGTCGCCGTCGACGACATCGTCGGGACCACCGCCTCCCGCCTCGGCTTCCAGCACGGCGTGGACGTGTACTACGCGATCGGCGACAAGGCCGGCGGCGCGCCGGCAACTGCTTACAAATCTGCGCTGCTCCCTGAACAGAACCAGATCAGCGACGACGCAGCGACGCGAGCGGAGGAGATGGGCTTGTTCTCGAAGGTGGAGTGCGAGGCCTCAGCCATCGACGCGCCCAAGCTCGGCCAGCTTGTCGCCGTGGGCCGCTACATCAAGTACAAGGTCGCGTGTACGAACTTTGACGTCTCCGGAGTACAACTG GCGTTCCGGGTGGTGCTTCACAACCGGCTCGACGCAGACATGATCCGACCGTCGTGCATCACCGTGCTCTTCTTCGTGTGCGTCCTGGTGGCTGTCGCCGCGGCGTCGTGCGTCCTCATGGCGCGCGCGCTGCGGCAGGCCGCGGCGCGGGAGGCGGCGCTGAACGCCGACCTGGTCCAGCAGAAGGAGGCGCTCCAGCAGGCGGAGCGCAAGAGCATGAACAAGAGCAACGCCTTCGCCAGCGCCAGCCACGACATCCGGTCGGCGCTGTCCGCCATTGCCGGCCTGGTGCAGATGTCCCTGCCGGAGTCCCAGGCGCACCCCAACATCATGGACAACCTCAACCAGATGGGCGTCTGCACTGACAAACTGCTAG ATATACTAAACTCGATTCTCGACACAAGCAAGGTTGAGTCGGGGAAGATGCAGCTGGAAGAAGTTGAGTTCAACATGGCCGCCGTCCTGGAGGAATCCGTGGACATGGCCAACGTGACGGGCGTCAGCAAAGGGATCGAGGTGGTCTGGGATCCCTGCGATTTCTCGGTCCTGAAATGCACAAACGTGACCGGGGACTGCAAGCGCCTCAAGCAGATTCTGGACAACCTGCTCGGCAACGCCCTCAAGTTCACATCCGAAGGGCACGTCGCTCTCCGCGCCTGGGCGAACAGGCCGATCGCGAGGAGCTCAAACAGTGTTCCTTCAAGGTTTGCGTGCCCaaggcgcggcggcggcggcggcggcggcagtttCCTGGGGTGCTTGTTCAGAGCAAGGGACGATGGTGATGAGAACGATTCTTACAATGCCGTGCAGAATGATCCCAATCTAGTTGAGTTTTACTTTGAAGTGGTTGACACCGGCATAGGGATCCCCCGGGAGAAGAGGGGGTCTGTCTTTGAGAACTATGTTCAGGTGAAAGATGGGCAAGGAGGCACCGGTTTGGGGCTTGGAATAGTGCAATCATTT GTTCGTCTGATGGGAGGAGAGATTAGCATCAAGGACAAAGAACCCGGGGAAAAAGGAACATGCTTCGCGTTCAATGTGCTTCTGAAGATGACTGAGAGGCAAGAACCTCAAGACATAGAAGAAGGAACATCAGCCCCATCAGACACACTGAATAATTCCAGTCTCAGAGCCTCAGTGTTTCAAGAGGCCAACAGCTTTAAGGGTGGGCATTGCGTTCTTTACGTTCATGGGGATGAAACCAGGAGGATCTTGCAAACTTGGATGGAGAACATCGGGGTAAAAGTTTCGCTGATCCCGCGAGCCGAGTTCATCGCCTCGACGTTGGAGAAGGTGCAACGCATTATTATGTCCCCTGCAAGGGCATCATCCCCCACCGTCGATTGCGATGCGGCAGACCGGTGCTTCAGCTCCAAGGAGATGGTCAGCCAAGTCTTGCCGATGGCGTTGAGGAACAGCAATGGTCCCAGGAGAGGCAGCTTTGGAGGGCATCCTTCCGGTATCCTTGTTATCATTGATGCGTCCAATGGAGGATTGGAGGACATCTGCCTGGAGATGGTGAAATTTCTCAGAATCAAGCATCAGACTCCATGCAAAGTTGTCTTCTTGACCGATAAAAAGACCTCTTCTGATGCTTTGAGGAGGTTCAATGAGTTGAGCTGTGATCTTGTCCTGCAAAAGCCAGTGCACGGGTCTCGCTTGTACGCTCTTCTTATGACCTTGAGAGACCTCCAAGTTTCGGATGCACAATCTTCCCAAGTTGGTTCTGAGATTGCTGGGACTAGTCATCAGCAATATTTACCAGGGATTGCTCTCCAGGATGTGGAAACTGTTACAGCTTCAAAAAAGGATGCGGAAACTGCAGCATCAACTGAAGTTGAACGCTTGGCTCAGGAACCGAAAAGTGAAGATGACAAACCACTGGCAGGGATGCATGTTTTGCTAGTTGAAGACACTTCAGTGCTGCAAATTATCCAAAGAAAAATGCTGAATCAACTAGGAGCTACTGTCGACGTAGCAGTAGATGGATCCGAGGCCGTGAAATTGTTCAAGCAAGCTCTCGAGCAAGCCAGTGTTTCAGAAGAGGATACAGTACCCTTGCCCTACCATATTATCTTCATGGATTGCCAG atGCCTATAATGGATGGCTATGAAGCAACAAAACTCATTCGCGAGGTAGAAATCAGCTACGGAATTCGCACTCCAATCATCGCATTGACTGCTCATGTCATGGAGGAGGACCTGCAGAAGGCTATTCTTGCTGGGATGGATCTGCACCTGACAAAGCCAATAGAAAGGAAGAGGATAGTGGAAGCTGTTTTCCATATCTGCAAACGTAAGAATTGA
- the LOC133930746 gene encoding two-component response regulator ORR22-like: MLLGAVRLEEKKGSMMGTRERDQFPVGMRVLAVDDDPVCLKVLETLLRRCQYHVTTTNQAITALKLLRENKDMFDLVISDVHMPDMDGFKLLELVGLEMDLPVIMLSVNGETKSVMKGITHGACDYLLKPVRIEELRNIWQHVVRRKFSKRECSNLDIYKEFNKPPIADSCHGHSQIIGAPDESGRISKKRKELHSDEEDDGEENDFQDGDEPSAAKKPRVVWSVELHRKFVAAVNQLGIDKAVPKRILELMNVEKLTRENVASHLQKYRLYLKRLSAVASQQASIVAALGGRDPSFLHMGAFEGFHSYQPFSLPAALSSFNPHGLLGRNSATAFQFQELAPTNTIQTASSNCPRSHCAGDTNKFQLVGLQENQQANLAQGSTTSLGLPQLQQKWIHQENNELSTVFSGSALANTMSSTLQGVTSSSLLPQELLECTQVSVQPSVRMPSVSSELLERTVGVSTTLRDSSISQQGGLPINDGFSSDKLPTDNLFESTGATKLGTSFVASQREIDQNGKFSVSSISGGASSSGSTLLLPPYTERHPNYMQFGVSSNGTFNHNVGACMTEQKNSSVSSLMPQMKIHTLTSEDKLKQKNIHDLGISKLNGGFNSSSCNFDGLLNSMIKMEKDDISFMDNDLGFDFFPLGACI, from the exons ATGCTTCTGGGCGCTGTGAGgttggaggagaagaagggatcGATGATGGGGACTAGGGAGAGGGATCAGTTCCCGGTCGGCATGCGGGTCCTCGCGGTCGACGATGACCCGGTGTGCCTCAAGGTTCTCGAGACCCTCCTGCGGCGCTGCCAATACCATG TAACAACAACCAACCAGGCCATTACTGCGCTCAAGCTATTACGGGAGAACAAGGATATGTTTGATCTGGTTATCAGTGACGTGCATATGCCCGACATGGATGGCTTTAAGCTCCTTGAGCTTGTAGGACTTGAAATGGACCTCCCTGTCATCA TGTTATCCGTGAATGGAGAGACAAAATCCGTGATGAAGGGGATAACTCATGGCGCCTGTGACTATCTCCTAAAACCTGTTCGTATCGAAGAGCTTAGGAATATATGGCAGCATGTTGTTAGGAGGAAGTTCAGTAAACGCGAATGCAGTAATCTTGATATCTACAAAGAATTCAATAAGCCACCAATTGCAGATTCATGCCATGGGCACAGTCAGATTATTGGGGCTCCTGACGAAAGTGGGAGGATCAGCAAGAAGAGGAAGGAACTGCATAGTGACGAGGAAGATGACGGAGAGGAGAATGATTTTCAAGATGGTGATGAACCCTCAGCAGCCAAGAAGCCAAGAGTTGTTTGGTCAGTTGAACTGCATCGGAAATTTGTTGCGGCTGTCAACCAGCTTGGAATTGATA AAGCTGTACCAAAAAGAATTCTTGAGCTTATGAATGTTGAGAAACTTACCAGAGAAAATGTTGCGAGTCATCTACAG AAATACAGGCTCTACCTCAAACGTTTAAGTGCTGTGGCGTCACAGCAAGCTAGCATTGTTGCTGCTCTTGGAGGTAGAGACCCCTCCTTTCTTCACATGGGAGCATTTGAAGGATTTCACAGTTACCAACCTTTTTCCCTTCCTGCTGCTCTATCATCTTTCAACCCACACGGCTTGTTGGGTAGAAACAGCGCAACAGCATTCCAGTTTCAGGAGCTTGCTCCTACCAATACAATTCAAACTGCTTCCAGCAATTGCCCAAGAAGTCACTGTGCTGGTGATACAAACAAATTTCAGCTTGTTGgtttacaagaaaaccaacaagcAAATTTGGCACAAGGCTCGACCACATCTCTCGGGCTGCCCCAACTCCAACAGAAGTGGATCCATCAAGAAAATAATGAGTTGTCCACTGTCTTTTCTGGGAGTGCACTGGCTAACACTATGTCCAGTACACTACAAGGAGTTACAAGCAGTTCATTGCTACCACAAGAACTTTTGGAATGCACGCAAGTTAGTGTCCAGCCATCAGTCAGGATGCCATCTGTGAGTTCAGAACTGCTTGAAAGGACTGTTGGAGTTTCGACTACTTTACGGGATTCAAGTATATCCCAACAGGGTGGCCTTCCAATAAATGATGGATTTTCTAGTGACAAGTTACCAACGGACAATCTGTTTGAGAGCACTGGTGCAACAAAATTGGGTACTAGCTTTGTGGCTTCACAAAGAGAGATAGACCAAAATGGGAAATTTTCAGTAAGCAGTATCAGCGGCGGAGCTAGTTCTTCTGGCAGTACATTGCTACTCCCTCCTTATACCGAAAGACATCCAAACTACATGCAGTTCGGAGTTTCGAGCAATGGAACTTTCAACCATAATGTTGGTGCCTGTATGACTGAACAGAAAAATTCAAGTGTGTCATCTCTTATGCCCCAAATGAAGATTCACACGTTAACATCAGAAGATAAACTGAAGCAGAAGAATATTCATGATTTGGGTATTTCAAAGCTGAATGGTGGTTTTAACTCTAGTAGCTGCAACTTTGACGGTCTCCTCAATTCCATGATCAAAATG GAGAAGGATGATATCTCGTTCATGGATAATGACCTGGGATTTGACTTTTTTCCACTTGGTGCCTGCATATGA